The following proteins come from a genomic window of Rhodanobacteraceae bacterium:
- a CDS encoding UDP-2,3-diacylglucosamine diphosphatase, whose protein sequence is MGAVYFASDLHLTAVEDPVFDRFVVFCARVAADGSALYLLGDVFEAWVGDDDDAPLGGAVAARLRALSDAGVDVAFMHGNRDFLVGSDFAARAGARLLGEVELIEMAGRRVALLHGDTLCTDDLKYQTVRRQLRDPRWQQAFLAQPLAARRAFAAQARAESASHTAMAAAEIMDVNPGAVSALLAEGNVDWIIHGHTHRPAVHCLDGERKRVVLGDWPRAASWLRVEGDSAVLHFEGREVPA, encoded by the coding sequence ATGGGCGCGGTCTATTTCGCGTCCGATCTGCACCTGACGGCGGTCGAAGACCCGGTCTTCGACCGCTTCGTCGTTTTCTGCGCGCGCGTGGCTGCCGATGGCAGCGCGCTGTACCTGCTGGGCGATGTGTTCGAGGCCTGGGTCGGCGACGATGACGATGCGCCGCTGGGCGGGGCGGTCGCCGCCCGGTTGCGCGCGCTCAGCGATGCCGGCGTTGATGTGGCGTTCATGCATGGCAATCGCGATTTCCTCGTCGGCAGCGACTTCGCCGCCCGCGCCGGCGCGCGGCTGCTGGGCGAGGTCGAGTTGATCGAAATGGCCGGCCGGCGTGTCGCGCTGCTGCACGGCGACACCCTTTGCACCGACGACCTGAAGTACCAGACGGTGCGTCGCCAGTTGCGCGATCCGCGCTGGCAACAGGCTTTCCTGGCGCAGCCGCTGGCCGCGCGGCGCGCCTTTGCCGCCCAGGCGCGCGCCGAGAGCGCCTCGCATACGGCGATGGCCGCGGCAGAGATCATGGATGTGAACCCGGGCGCCGTGTCCGCGCTGCTCGCGGAGGGCAATGTGGACTGGATCATCCACGGCCATACCCACCGCCCGGCGGTGCACTGCCTGGATGGCGAACGCAAGCGCGTCGTGCTCGGCGACTGGCCGCGCGCGGCGTCCTGGCTGCGGGTGGAGGGCGATTCCGCAGTGTTGCATTTCGAGGGGCGCGAGGTGCCCGCGTAG
- the glmU gene encoding bifunctional UDP-N-acetylglucosamine diphosphorylase/glucosamine-1-phosphate N-acetyltransferase GlmU: MLPTQPLHVIVLAAGEGKRMRSDLPKVLVPLAGRPMLDHVLAAARELSPQAIHVVYGHRGGALMEAYDDACDLRWVHQAEQRGTGHAVSLALAHIDSDARVLVLYGDVPLLTGQTLRPLIEAPTRLAVLTAHLDDPHGYGRVLTDANGRVTRIVEERDASAEERRVRMVNTGVVAAQCGALRGWLSQVRPDNSQGEFYLTDVFALASADAAPALAIPCSDAHEAFGANDAWQLAELERHFQRRQARALCKEGLRLADPARFDLRGELAFGRDVEIDVNVLIEGRVTLGNGVRIGPFVRIRDCHLASGTEVLAHCDLDGVTTRGHCRIGPFARLRPGTDLETGAHVGNFVETKKARIGKGSKANHLSYLGDAVVGANVNIGAGTITCNYDGVNKHETRIGDGAFIGSNSSLVAPVSIGPGATIGAGSTLTKDAPEGELTVARARQLTVKGWKRPIKRG, from the coding sequence ATGCTCCCGACCCAGCCGCTCCACGTCATCGTCCTCGCCGCCGGCGAAGGCAAGCGCATGCGCTCGGACCTGCCCAAGGTACTGGTGCCACTGGCCGGTCGCCCGATGCTCGATCACGTGCTGGCCGCCGCGCGCGAACTCTCACCGCAGGCCATTCACGTGGTCTACGGCCATCGCGGCGGCGCGCTGATGGAGGCCTACGACGATGCCTGCGATCTGCGCTGGGTGCACCAGGCCGAGCAGCGCGGCACCGGGCATGCGGTGTCGCTGGCGCTGGCGCACATTGATTCGGACGCGCGCGTGCTGGTGCTGTACGGCGATGTTCCGCTGCTGACGGGCCAGACCCTGCGGCCGCTGATCGAGGCGCCGACGCGCCTGGCCGTGCTCACCGCGCACCTGGACGATCCGCACGGCTACGGCCGGGTGCTGACCGATGCCAACGGCCGGGTGACGCGGATCGTCGAGGAACGCGATGCCAGCGCCGAGGAGCGCCGGGTGCGGATGGTCAACACCGGCGTGGTGGCGGCGCAGTGCGGGGCGCTGCGGGGCTGGCTTTCCCAGGTGCGGCCGGACAATTCCCAGGGCGAGTTCTACCTCACCGATGTGTTCGCCTTGGCCAGCGCCGACGCTGCGCCGGCGCTGGCGATCCCGTGCAGCGACGCGCACGAAGCCTTCGGCGCCAACGACGCCTGGCAGCTGGCGGAACTGGAACGCCACTTCCAGCGGCGCCAGGCGCGCGCGCTGTGCAAGGAGGGGCTGCGCCTGGCCGATCCCGCGCGTTTCGATCTGCGCGGCGAACTGGCCTTCGGCCGCGACGTGGAGATCGATGTGAATGTGCTCATCGAGGGCCGCGTGACGCTCGGCAACGGCGTGCGCATCGGGCCCTTCGTGCGCATCCGCGACTGCCACCTGGCCTCCGGCACAGAGGTGCTGGCGCACTGCGACCTGGACGGGGTGACCACCCGCGGGCATTGCCGCATCGGCCCCTTCGCGCGGCTGCGCCCGGGGACCGATCTGGAAACCGGCGCGCATGTCGGCAATTTCGTCGAGACCAAGAAGGCGCGCATCGGCAAGGGCTCCAAGGCCAACCACCTGAGCTACCTCGGCGACGCGGTGGTCGGCGCCAACGTCAACATCGGCGCCGGCACCATCACCTGCAACTACGACGGGGTGAACAAGCACGAGACCCGCATCGGCGACGGTGCCTTCATCGGCTCCAATTCCTCGCTGGTGGCCCCGGTCAGCATCGGCCCGGGCGCGACCATCGGCGCGGGCTCCACCCTCACCAAGGATGCGCCCGAGGGCGAACTGACCGTGGCGCGCGCCAGGCAGTTGACGGTCAAGGGCTGGAAGCGGCCGATCAAGCGTGGCTGA
- the leuB gene encoding 3-isopropylmalate dehydrogenase, protein MHSTITLLPGDGIGPEVVAAATEVLSLIAQRFGHTFDFREALIGGAAIDASGNPLPDETLAACRSADAILLGAVGGPQWSDPNAPVRPEQGLLKLRRELGLYANLRPVTVHPQLADLAPVKSDRLVGVDLLVVRELTGGIYFGEKRREGDVAFDGCSYSVAEVERVVRLAARLASARKGRLTQVDKANVLETSRLWRQVTTRVMSDEFPSIQLEHQLVDSMAMHLIAKPAAYDVIVTENLFGDILTDEAALLAGSLGLLPSASLGDSGPGVYEPIHGSAPDIAGQDKANPIGTILSAAMMLRWSLKLETEARAIEDAVYRVLASGARTADIANGGPAMGTREMTAAVLAALEGTRARGHEGT, encoded by the coding sequence ATGCACTCCACCATCACCCTGCTCCCCGGCGACGGCATCGGCCCCGAAGTAGTGGCTGCGGCCACCGAAGTGCTTTCCTTGATCGCGCAGCGCTTCGGCCACACCTTCGATTTCCGCGAGGCGTTGATTGGCGGTGCGGCGATCGACGCCAGCGGCAATCCCTTGCCCGATGAGACGCTGGCGGCCTGCCGCAGCGCGGACGCGATCCTGCTCGGCGCGGTCGGCGGCCCGCAGTGGAGCGATCCGAATGCGCCGGTGCGGCCGGAGCAGGGCCTGCTCAAGCTGCGGCGTGAGCTGGGCCTGTACGCCAACCTGCGCCCGGTCACGGTGCATCCGCAACTCGCCGACCTGGCGCCGGTGAAGTCGGACCGGCTGGTCGGGGTCGATCTGCTGGTGGTGCGCGAACTGACCGGCGGCATCTACTTCGGCGAGAAGCGGCGCGAGGGCGACGTGGCCTTTGACGGCTGCAGCTACAGCGTGGCCGAGGTCGAGCGCGTGGTGCGCCTCGCGGCGCGCCTCGCCAGCGCGCGCAAGGGCCGCCTGACCCAGGTGGACAAGGCCAATGTGCTGGAGACCTCGCGCTTGTGGCGCCAGGTCACCACCCGCGTGATGAGCGATGAATTCCCTTCGATCCAGCTGGAACACCAGTTGGTCGATTCGATGGCGATGCACCTGATCGCCAAGCCGGCCGCCTACGATGTGATCGTCACCGAGAACCTGTTCGGCGACATCCTGACCGACGAGGCCGCGCTGCTCGCCGGCTCGCTCGGCCTGCTGCCCTCCGCCTCGCTCGGCGACAGCGGCCCGGGCGTCTACGAGCCGATCCACGGCAGCGCGCCGGACATCGCCGGCCAGGACAAGGCGAACCCCATCGGCACCATCCTCAGCGCCGCGATGATGCTGCGCTGGAGCCTGAAGCTGGAGACCGAAGCCCGGGCCATCGAGGACGCCGTTTACCGCGTCCTCGCCAGCGGCGCGCGCACCGCCGACATCGCCAACGGCGGCCCGGCGATGGGGACGCGGGAGATGACCGCGGCGGTGCTGGCGGCCCTGGAGGGCACGAGGGCACGAGGGCACGAGGGCACGTGA
- a CDS encoding peptidyl-prolyl cis-trans isomerase → MFRTAAAIVLMSLAATGWAQTPNPKVLIKTNQGDITVELDAAKAPKSVENFVAYVKAGQYDGTIFHRVIDNFMIQGGGYTTELVPKGGERAPIQNEATNGLSNLRGTLAMARTMDPHSATSQFFINVVDNKALDHVSTADGRTWGYAVFGKVISGMEVVDKIKVMPTSRFSPEFANLPRPYVVIEKATLVEEAAAKPAQ, encoded by the coding sequence ATGTTCCGCACCGCCGCTGCCATCGTCCTGATGAGTCTCGCCGCCACCGGGTGGGCGCAGACCCCGAATCCGAAGGTCCTGATCAAGACCAACCAGGGCGACATCACGGTCGAACTGGATGCCGCCAAGGCGCCGAAGTCGGTCGAGAACTTCGTGGCCTATGTGAAGGCCGGCCAGTACGACGGCACGATCTTCCACCGCGTGATCGACAATTTCATGATTCAGGGCGGCGGCTACACCACCGAACTGGTGCCGAAGGGCGGCGAGCGCGCCCCGATCCAGAACGAGGCGACCAACGGCCTGTCGAACCTGCGCGGCACGCTGGCGATGGCACGCACCATGGATCCGCATTCGGCGACCAGCCAGTTCTTCATCAACGTGGTCGACAACAAGGCGCTGGACCATGTCAGCACCGCCGACGGCCGCACCTGGGGCTATGCAGTGTTTGGCAAGGTGATTTCGGGAATGGAGGTGGTCGACAAGATCAAGGTGATGCCGACCAGCCGGTTCTCGCCCGAGTTCGCAAACCTGCCGCGGCCATACGTCGTGATCGAGAAGGCGACGCTGGTGGAGGAAGCCGCAGCCAAGCCGGCGCAGTAA
- the leuC gene encoding 3-isopropylmalate dehydratase large subunit, giving the protein MPKTLFDKLWDAHVVVPETADAPAVLYIDLHLVHEVTSPQAFTELKQRGLPVRRTDRTLATLDHSTPTLPAGADGELPYHTAEAKSQVETLRRNAAEFGVRLYDFGSGHRGVVHVIGPELGATQPGMTIVCGDSHTSTHGAFGAIAFGIGTSEVGHVLASQCLLQRKPRRMAIEVDGTLGAGVSAKDVILHIIKTIGVEGGTGYAIEYRGSAIRGLDMEGRMTLCNMSIEAGARCGMVAPDDTTFDYLRGRPLAPQGTDFDAAVARWRELATDEGAEFDRVVRIDAADIKPTVTWGTHPGMGAAIDARVPAGDDAQLTKARAYMGFDADEALLGHPVDVVFIGSCTNGRLSDLRTAAALLRGRKVHPRVRMLVVPGSEAVKKDAEAEGLHEVFLAAGAQWREPGCSMCIAMNGDLVGPGQTSVSTSNRNFEGRQGKGARTVLASPATAAASAIAGAIADPRALLG; this is encoded by the coding sequence ATGCCCAAGACCCTCTTCGACAAACTCTGGGACGCCCACGTGGTGGTGCCCGAGACCGCCGATGCGCCGGCGGTGCTCTACATCGACCTGCACCTGGTGCATGAGGTGACCTCGCCGCAGGCCTTCACCGAGCTCAAGCAGCGCGGGTTGCCGGTGCGGCGGACGGATCGCACCCTGGCGACGCTGGATCATTCGACGCCGACGCTGCCGGCGGGCGCGGACGGCGAGTTGCCGTACCACACGGCCGAGGCGAAGTCGCAGGTGGAGACGCTGCGGCGCAATGCGGCCGAGTTTGGCGTGCGCCTGTACGACTTCGGCTCCGGGCACCGCGGCGTGGTGCACGTGATCGGGCCGGAACTCGGCGCGACCCAGCCCGGCATGACCATCGTCTGCGGCGACAGCCACACCAGCACGCACGGCGCCTTCGGCGCGATCGCCTTCGGCATCGGCACCAGCGAGGTGGGCCATGTGCTCGCCAGCCAGTGCCTGCTGCAGCGCAAGCCCCGGCGCATGGCGATCGAGGTGGACGGCACCCTTGGCGCGGGCGTGTCGGCCAAGGACGTGATCCTGCACATCATCAAGACCATCGGCGTCGAGGGCGGCACCGGCTACGCCATCGAATACCGCGGCAGCGCCATTCGCGGGCTCGACATGGAAGGCCGCATGACCCTGTGCAATATGTCGATCGAGGCCGGCGCGCGCTGCGGCATGGTGGCGCCCGACGACACCACCTTCGACTACCTGCGCGGACGTCCGCTGGCGCCGCAGGGGACAGACTTCGATGCGGCCGTCGCGCGCTGGCGCGAACTGGCCACCGACGAGGGCGCCGAGTTCGACCGCGTGGTGCGCATCGACGCCGCGGACATCAAGCCGACCGTGACCTGGGGCACCCACCCGGGCATGGGTGCGGCGATTGACGCGCGCGTACCGGCGGGCGATGACGCGCAATTGACCAAGGCGCGCGCCTACATGGGTTTCGACGCCGACGAGGCGCTGCTCGGCCACCCGGTGGACGTGGTGTTCATCGGCAGCTGCACCAACGGGCGCCTGTCCGATCTGCGCACCGCCGCCGCGCTGCTGCGCGGACGCAAGGTGCACCCGCGCGTGCGCATGCTGGTGGTGCCGGGATCCGAAGCGGTGAAGAAGGACGCCGAGGCCGAGGGTCTGCACGAGGTTTTCCTTGCCGCGGGCGCGCAGTGGCGCGAACCCGGCTGCTCGATGTGCATCGCGATGAACGGCGACCTGGTCGGCCCAGGCCAGACCAGCGTGTCGACCAGCAACCGTAACTTCGAAGGCCGCCAGGGCAAGGGCGCCCGCACCGTACTGGCGAGCCCCGCCACTGCAGCGGCCAGCGCGATTGCGGGCGCGATCGCCGATCCGCGAGCCTTGCTGGGTTGA
- a CDS encoding proprotein convertase P-domain-containing protein yields the protein MTTTLRGWTMALGLLATGAASAVDYAGTGVGAIPDNDPQGRTVNFNTTGFQGPLKHVRLSLNLTHTYVGDLRITLNAPSGIARLVILAKVGNKRSTSLGASSNLGGFYVFDDALGGDLWATAQPLSTSQTIPEGAYRTSTAGAPGVSDVGGCSTHLDLAFGGLSSAQASGNWTVNIVDTANNDTGSVNSATLTLEPAPSMFASGFETVSNGPGAAASAAAGICKKAFFDYTGDGRSDFATLRNTGGGANGQITWTILESTGSGTGATFIFPHGLASDFFLDGDYDGDGIADLAVWRAAEGMLYVRRSSRPADFNLLIPHGQSGDNPNTMGDYDGDGVTDATMYREGASAGNPSFFLIRLSSTGQIRTLVAGENGAFPTGGIDLNGDTRADIGVQTNGGGGNGRFRLFDGTSGFNFLDTNFGTPSDVIVPGNHAGNLRGDITVARGVMGSINWTTRETVTGVAQPTVILGNSGIDFILTGDYDGDGLDDYAVWRPSSTPGESKFIVRRSTNTATPLEVPAGQQGDFPVARSRNN from the coding sequence ATGACGACGACACTGCGCGGTTGGACGATGGCACTCGGCTTGCTGGCGACCGGCGCCGCAAGTGCGGTGGACTACGCCGGCACCGGCGTGGGCGCGATCCCGGACAACGATCCCCAGGGCCGCACCGTCAATTTCAACACCACCGGTTTCCAGGGGCCGCTGAAGCATGTCCGGCTCAGCCTCAACCTGACCCACACCTACGTGGGCGACCTGCGGATCACGCTGAATGCGCCGTCGGGAATCGCGCGCCTGGTCATCCTTGCGAAAGTCGGCAACAAGCGCTCCACCAGCCTGGGCGCGAGCTCGAACCTGGGTGGCTTCTACGTGTTCGACGACGCCCTGGGCGGCGACCTCTGGGCCACGGCCCAGCCGCTGTCGACGTCGCAAACCATCCCCGAGGGCGCCTATCGCACCAGCACCGCCGGCGCTCCCGGTGTCTCCGATGTCGGCGGCTGCTCCACCCATCTGGACCTGGCCTTCGGTGGCCTGAGCTCGGCGCAGGCCAGCGGCAACTGGACCGTCAACATTGTCGACACGGCGAACAACGACACTGGCTCGGTGAATTCCGCCACCCTGACGCTGGAGCCGGCGCCGTCGATGTTCGCGTCCGGCTTCGAGACCGTGTCGAACGGCCCGGGAGCCGCCGCATCGGCCGCCGCCGGCATCTGCAAGAAGGCATTCTTCGACTACACCGGCGATGGCCGCAGCGATTTCGCCACGCTGCGCAACACCGGCGGCGGGGCCAATGGCCAGATCACCTGGACCATCCTGGAAAGCACGGGAAGCGGCACTGGCGCCACCTTCATTTTCCCGCATGGCCTCGCCTCGGACTTCTTCCTTGATGGCGACTATGACGGCGATGGCATTGCCGACCTGGCCGTCTGGCGCGCAGCCGAGGGCATGCTGTACGTGCGGCGTTCCTCGCGGCCGGCGGACTTCAACCTGTTGATCCCGCATGGCCAGTCCGGCGACAACCCGAACACCATGGGCGACTATGACGGCGACGGCGTGACCGATGCCACGATGTATCGCGAAGGCGCCTCGGCCGGAAACCCGTCATTTTTCCTGATTCGGCTGTCTTCGACCGGGCAGATCCGCACCCTTGTCGCTGGCGAAAACGGCGCATTCCCGACCGGCGGCATCGATCTCAACGGCGACACGCGTGCAGACATCGGCGTCCAGACGAATGGCGGCGGCGGCAATGGACGTTTCCGCCTGTTCGACGGCACCTCGGGCTTCAATTTCCTGGACACGAATTTCGGCACACCCTCGGATGTAATCGTCCCGGGCAACCATGCGGGCAATCTGCGCGGCGACATTACAGTGGCACGCGGCGTCATGGGCTCGATCAACTGGACCACCCGGGAGACAGTGACGGGCGTGGCGCAACCCACGGTGATACTCGGGAATTCCGGGATCGATTTCATTCTCACCGGCGACTATGACGGCGACGGCCTGGACGATTACGCTGTGTGGCGCCCGAGCTCCACGCCGGGCGAATCGAAGTTCATCGTCCGTCGCTCGACCAACACGGCGACACCGCTGGAAGTGCCGGCGGGACAGCAAGGTGACTTCCCGGTGGCTCGTTCGCGCAACAACTGA
- a CDS encoding 2-isopropylmalate synthase yields the protein MGIRRSTMAVHDQNRVIIFDTSLRDGEQAPGFSMDPRGKRRLAHALAELGVDVIEAGFPSASPDDFSAVAGIAREVRGATIAGLARATRGDIEAVARAVEHAERPRIHTFISTSPLHRLHKLNMDKAQVLDAAVAAVELARSHVADVEFSAEDAIRTEPEYLVEVFSAVIAAGATTLNVPDTVGYSTPEEVRELFAYLKRNVRGAEGVIFSCHCHNDLGLAVANSLAALEGGARQVECTVNGIGERAGNAAMEELVMVLRTRQERFGLTTGIDTRKLYPTSRLLQSITGQQVQRNKAIVGDNAFAHESGIHQHGMLKHRQTYEIMHPEDVGISKSELVLGKHSGRHALKDRLTRMGYSLDDAETDKVFAAFKALADKKKEVYDADLEALVLAVTGGNTSSYQLKSLSIQSATGESRMPTASVRLAAPDGSEVCEAAVGDGPVDALFRALGRAIGAEIVLRSFHIRSISYGSDAMGQATVEAEWNGTEHIGRGTSTDILEASALAWLDVANRLLKARARAAAAAVEEAGV from the coding sequence ATGGGCATCCGGAGAAGCACCATGGCAGTGCATGACCAGAACCGCGTCATCATTTTCGACACCAGCCTGCGCGATGGCGAGCAGGCTCCCGGGTTCTCGATGGACCCGCGCGGCAAGCGGCGGCTGGCGCACGCGCTGGCGGAGCTTGGGGTCGATGTGATCGAGGCGGGCTTTCCCTCTGCCAGTCCGGACGATTTCTCGGCGGTCGCCGGAATTGCCCGCGAGGTGCGTGGCGCAACGATCGCCGGCTTGGCGCGCGCGACACGCGGCGACATCGAGGCGGTGGCACGCGCCGTGGAACACGCCGAGCGACCGCGCATCCACACCTTCATCTCGACCAGTCCGCTGCACCGGCTGCACAAGCTGAACATGGACAAGGCGCAGGTGCTGGATGCCGCGGTCGCCGCGGTGGAACTGGCGCGCAGCCATGTGGCGGATGTCGAGTTCTCGGCCGAGGACGCCATCCGCACCGAGCCTGAGTACCTGGTCGAGGTTTTCAGCGCGGTGATTGCCGCCGGTGCAACCACGCTGAATGTGCCGGACACGGTGGGCTACAGCACGCCCGAGGAAGTGCGCGAACTGTTCGCCTACCTCAAGCGGAACGTGCGCGGCGCCGAGGGTGTGATCTTCAGCTGCCACTGCCACAATGACCTGGGCCTGGCGGTGGCCAACTCGCTGGCGGCACTGGAAGGTGGCGCGCGCCAGGTGGAATGCACCGTCAACGGCATCGGCGAGCGCGCCGGCAACGCGGCGATGGAAGAACTGGTGATGGTGCTGCGCACGCGCCAGGAGCGCTTCGGCCTGACCACCGGCATCGATACGCGCAAGCTCTACCCCACCTCGCGCCTGCTCCAGTCGATCACCGGCCAGCAGGTGCAGCGCAACAAGGCGATCGTCGGCGACAACGCCTTCGCGCACGAATCCGGCATCCACCAGCACGGCATGCTCAAGCACCGCCAGACCTACGAGATCATGCATCCGGAGGACGTGGGCATCAGCAAGAGCGAACTGGTGCTGGGCAAGCACTCCGGCCGCCATGCGCTGAAGGACCGCCTGACGCGCATGGGCTACAGCCTGGACGACGCCGAGACCGACAAGGTGTTCGCCGCGTTCAAGGCGCTGGCGGACAAGAAGAAGGAGGTCTACGACGCCGACCTGGAAGCGCTGGTGCTGGCCGTCACTGGCGGCAACACCTCCAGCTACCAGCTGAAGAGCCTGTCGATCCAGTCCGCCACCGGCGAGTCGCGCATGCCCACCGCGAGCGTGCGCCTGGCCGCGCCGGACGGCAGCGAGGTGTGCGAGGCCGCGGTCGGCGACGGCCCCGTCGACGCCTTGTTCCGCGCCCTCGGCCGCGCCATCGGCGCCGAGATCGTGCTGCGCAGCTTCCACATCCGCTCGATCAGCTACGGCTCCGACGCGATGGGCCAGGCCACCGTCGAGGCGGAGTGGAACGGCACCGAACACATCGGCCGCGGCACCAGCACCGACATCCTCGAAGCCAGCGCGCTGGCCTGGCTGGACGTCGCCAACCGCCTGCTCAAGGCCCGCGCACGCGCGGCTGCGGCTGCGGTGGAAGAGGCAGGCGTTTGA
- the dusB gene encoding tRNA dihydrouridine synthase DusB produces MNIGPHLISPPVILAPMAGVTDKPFRLLCKRLGAGLAVSEMTTSDPRLWDTKKSRWRMDHAGEPAPISVQIAGYDPAQLAEAARFNVDHGADIIDINMGCPAKKVCKVDAGSALMRDEALVGRILDAVVAAVPVPVTLKIRTGWCRAVKNAPAIARIAQAAGIAALAIHGRTREDMYEGEAEYATIAEVKSLLSIPVLANGDIDSPAKARAVLDATGCDGVLVGRAAQGRPWIFREIAHFLATGEELAPPSDAETAGILLGHLRHLYDFYGEHHGLRIARKHLGWYAKTRADGEAFRQAVVRFDCADAQYAFTERWLAGETLACAA; encoded by the coding sequence GTGAACATCGGCCCCCACCTCATCTCCCCGCCCGTGATCCTCGCTCCGATGGCCGGGGTCACCGACAAGCCGTTCCGGCTGCTGTGCAAGCGGCTGGGCGCGGGGCTGGCCGTGTCCGAAATGACCACCTCGGACCCGCGCCTGTGGGACACCAAGAAGAGCCGCTGGCGCATGGATCACGCGGGGGAACCGGCGCCGATCAGCGTGCAGATCGCCGGCTACGACCCGGCACAGCTGGCCGAGGCGGCGCGCTTCAATGTCGACCACGGCGCCGACATCATCGACATCAACATGGGCTGCCCGGCGAAGAAAGTGTGCAAGGTCGACGCCGGCTCTGCGCTGATGCGTGACGAGGCACTGGTCGGACGCATCCTGGATGCGGTGGTCGCCGCCGTGCCGGTGCCGGTCACGCTGAAGATCCGCACCGGCTGGTGCCGCGCGGTGAAGAACGCGCCGGCGATCGCACGCATCGCGCAGGCAGCGGGCATCGCCGCGCTGGCGATCCACGGGCGCACGCGCGAGGACATGTACGAGGGCGAGGCCGAGTACGCCACCATCGCCGAGGTGAAATCGCTGCTGTCGATCCCGGTGCTCGCCAATGGCGACATCGATTCCCCGGCCAAGGCGCGCGCGGTGCTCGACGCCACCGGATGCGATGGCGTGCTGGTCGGCCGCGCCGCGCAGGGCCGGCCGTGGATCTTCCGCGAGATCGCACATTTCCTGGCCACCGGCGAGGAACTGGCGCCGCCTTCCGATGCGGAGACCGCAGGCATCCTGCTCGGCCATCTGCGCCACCTGTACGACTTCTACGGCGAGCACCACGGGCTGCGCATCGCGCGCAAGCACCTGGGCTGGTACGCGAAAACCCGCGCGGACGGCGAGGCCTTCCGCCAGGCGGTAGTGCGCTTCGACTGTGCCGACGCGCAATATGCGTTCACCGAGCGCTGGCTGGCCGGGGAGACCCTGGCTTGCGCCGCCTGA